CGTCAGTCCACGCGTTTTGCGCAGTTGGGCCGCGTAGTCTTCCAGTTTACGGGCCGCGAAATTGGCGCGGACGAAGACGGGGATCTGATCGATGTGGTCTTGCATGCTGCGCTGCGCCAACCGGGCCATGCTGGTTTTCGGCAACCCGGCCACGTCGACCAGCATGGATGGGTGGCAGTGACAGCGTTCACCGTGACCACAAGGTGACAAATCCCCGCGGGCTTCCACCATGCGGGGAACAACGTGAATCATGCGCAGCAGGTACAGACCCAGGTGGAACCCGAGCAGGGTCACCAAGTACTCGACCATCACGCTGCGCGGCACATGGTTCCGGTAGGCCAGCAGCCGGGAGATGTCCTCTGCCAGGAGCTTGGGGGCTACGTGGCAGAGCGGCTTAAAGTTAAGCTCACGGTCTCTCGATGCCGTGTCACGCTTGACCTGGTCTTTGAGGTATTGCAGCGTTTCCGTTTCGACGTCTACCAGGGACGACTGGTGGGTCGCCGCGCCGGTCATGGGGTCTTCTTCCGGGAAGAAGAAGGCTCTCAGAGAACTCAGGGCCAGTTGGCCCTCCCGGCCAGCGGACGACAGCAGTTCGTAGAGTTGCCGGTCGATACCGTACACCTTGGAGTACTTCGCATTGCGGAACCGGTAGACATATCCGTGTAGGGGCCGGGGGGAGGCCAGCGCAGCGTTTTTCTTCCCACGGTTCACGATGTCCACGAGGTGGGTTTCGAACCAGCTCAGCACGACCTCTTTGTGCTCTTGAAACCCCTCGAACAGCTCCGGGTTGTTCAGGTACTCCTCTACCAGTCCGGGAATCGTGAGTTCTACGCCTTCACGCCGGATGACGGTGCTGGTGTTGCCGTTGTTGCGCAGTCGAGCGAGGAAGGAGACCAGCACGCGCTCCATGGAAACGGGCTTGAAGTCCATGAGGGTGACCTTGCTGTACACAAAGTCCTTGTCGGTTTTCGTCAGGGTCAGGGACATTCAAAGCTCCATGGTGGCCGGGCGGAGGGTCAAGCCGCCACCTTCCTTGCGGTTGAGGCGGTACAGCTCCTCGTCCGTGACGGCGAGGAGGACTTCGTCATAGGGGCGCGAGGCCAGGACGTTCTTGAAGGCCAGCAGGCTGAGGTATCGGCCTTCACGTTCTTCAACGCTTGGCACGTACCCGACGTTCAGGCGCCCAAGCATTTCCAGGGTGTCGAGGTTGATCACCAGTTGCGCGGAGTGGTCCTCCTCGCGGTAGTCGAGAGTCAGACCCGTGGGCGTGTGTTCCACGAACTTGGCCCGGTCAGCGGTGTCCTGCGCGCGGAGCGTCATCCGGTCTGCCGGGAATAGGCGGTAACTGCGGATGGCACCGCGCTCGACCTCCCGCACCTGAAGGGCCAGCTGCCCGGTCATCATGGCTGGATTGATGATGCCTTCACTGCGGTTGAGTGCCCGCAGCAGGCCGTCTTTGGCCTGACTCAGCTGCTCCGCGCTGGCTTGCAGCAGTTCGAGCAGCTGCTGGCCAGACCGGAACGGAATCATGTCGCTCCACTGCTGATCGCGCCGCTCGAAAAAGAGTTTCCGCCGCATGCTGGCGACGTACGTGCGGTGCAGGTGGAAACGCTGACGCAGCTGCTCAGGGTTCGTCCCAGCCAGGCGTGGCAGGGACGCAAACAGTGTGTTCA
This Deinococcus seoulensis DNA region includes the following protein-coding sequences:
- the mads7 gene encoding methylation-associated defense system protein MAD7, encoding MSLTLTKTDKDFVYSKVTLMDFKPVSMERVLVSFLARLRNNGNTSTVIRREGVELTIPGLVEEYLNNPELFEGFQEHKEVVLSWFETHLVDIVNRGKKNAALASPRPLHGYVYRFRNAKYSKVYGIDRQLYELLSSAGREGQLALSSLRAFFFPEEDPMTGAATHQSSLVDVETETLQYLKDQVKRDTASRDRELNFKPLCHVAPKLLAEDISRLLAYRNHVPRSVMVEYLVTLLGFHLGLYLLRMIHVVPRMVEARGDLSPCGHGERCHCHPSMLVDVAGLPKTSMARLAQRSMQDHIDQIPVFVRANFAARKLEDYAAQLRKTRGLTLESLSDVLRLSHEQFTADREGYFQNRLGRLLDDQPEDDLPPEQHRLLQLANTNMDKYLELIVFERSDYHRKFVHQAIDSFFFKNSASALIAQPSGIGAPRRFVLGGRILEVLLQIMLLKPGGQAGFHTAPLRFTELLDELRERYGIFIDRLPEDLGDASVSDHAALRGNIDAMKVRLRELGFYRDLSDASATQFVTPRYTVAKTGHSKGAA